A single region of the Gorilla gorilla gorilla isolate KB3781 chromosome 1, NHGRI_mGorGor1-v2.1_pri, whole genome shotgun sequence genome encodes:
- the LOC101127912 gene encoding 10 kDa heat shock protein, mitochondrial-like — MTIKTRERSTSLRRRESWQEGQGFRKFLPLFDQVLVERSTAETVTKGGIMLQGKVLQATVVAVGSCSKGKGGEIQPVRVKVEDKVLFPEYGGTKVVLDDKDYFLFRDGDILGKYVD, encoded by the coding sequence AtgactataaaaacaagagagcgGAGTACGAGTCTGAGGCGGAGGGAGTCATGGCAGGAAGGACAAGGGTTTAGAAAGTTTCTTCCACTCTTTGACCAAGTATTGGTTGAAAGGAGTACTGCTGAAACTGTAACCAAAGGAGGCATTATGCTTCAAGGAAAAGTATTGCAAGCAACAGTAGTCGCTGTTGGATCGTGTTCTAAAGGTAAGGGTGGAGAGATTCAACCAGTTAGAGTGAAAGTTGAAGATAAAGTTCTTTTCCCAGAATATGGAGGCACCAAAGTAGTTCTAGATGACAAGGATTATTTCCTGTTTAGAGATGGTGACATTCTTGGAAAGTACGTAGACTGA